A genomic stretch from Azotosporobacter soli includes:
- the tuf gene encoding elongation factor Tu: protein MAKKKFERNKPHVNIGTIGHVDHGKTSLTAAITMVLAKAGGAEFMAYDMIDKAPEERERGITINTAHVEYETEKRHYAHVDCPGHADYVKNMITGAAQMDGAILVVSAADGPMPQTREHILLSRQVGVPAMVVFLNKADLVDDAELMELVEMEVRELLSSYDFPGDDIPVVCGSAVKALECACGKRECAWCSKILELMDNVDEYIPTPARATDKPFLMPVEDVFTITGRGTVATGRVERGEVKVGETIEIVGLSEKPRSTVVTGVEMFRKLLDSATAGDNIGALLRGVERKDIERGQVLAKPGSIKPHTKFKAEVYVLSKEEGGRHTPFFTNYRPQFYFRTTDVTGVVNLPEGVEMVMPGDNIQMHIELITTIAIEEGLRFAIREGGRTVGAGVVTSIDA from the coding sequence ATGGCAAAGAAAAAGTTTGAAAGAAACAAACCCCACGTAAATATCGGCACCATCGGTCACGTTGACCATGGCAAAACTTCGTTGACTGCGGCTATCACCATGGTGTTGGCCAAAGCCGGCGGCGCTGAGTTCATGGCATATGACATGATCGACAAGGCTCCGGAAGAAAGAGAACGCGGCATCACGATCAACACCGCACACGTTGAGTACGAGACTGAAAAACGTCACTACGCTCACGTTGACTGCCCGGGCCATGCTGACTATGTTAAAAACATGATCACCGGCGCGGCTCAAATGGACGGCGCAATCCTGGTTGTAAGTGCTGCTGACGGCCCGATGCCGCAAACGCGCGAGCATATCCTGCTCTCCCGCCAAGTTGGCGTTCCGGCAATGGTTGTCTTCCTGAATAAGGCTGACCTCGTTGACGACGCTGAACTGATGGAATTGGTTGAGATGGAAGTTCGCGAACTTCTCTCCAGCTACGATTTCCCTGGCGACGACATTCCTGTAGTTTGCGGTTCCGCCGTAAAAGCTCTGGAATGCGCATGCGGCAAGCGCGAATGCGCTTGGTGCAGCAAAATCCTCGAACTGATGGACAATGTCGACGAATACATCCCGACGCCGGCTCGTGCAACGGACAAGCCGTTCCTGATGCCTGTCGAGGACGTGTTCACGATCACTGGTCGCGGCACTGTTGCTACCGGTCGTGTAGAACGTGGCGAAGTTAAAGTCGGCGAAACGATTGAAATCGTTGGTCTGAGCGAAAAACCTCGTTCGACGGTTGTAACCGGCGTAGAAATGTTCCGCAAGCTGCTCGATTCGGCAACTGCTGGCGACAACATCGGCGCACTGCTGCGCGGCGTTGAGCGTAAAGACATCGAACGCGGCCAAGTACTGGCAAAACCGGGTTCGATCAAACCGCACACGAAATTCAAAGCAGAAGTATATGTCCTGAGCAAAGAAGAAGGCGGCCGTCATACTCCGTTCTTCACCAACTATCGCCCGCAGTTCTACTTCCGTACAACGGACGTAACCGGCGTGGTAAACCTGCCGGAAGGCGTGGAAATGGTTATGCCTGGCGACAACATTCAAATGCACATCGAACTGATCACGACGATCGCTATCGAAGAAGGCTTGCGCTTCGCGATTCGCGAAGGCGGCCGTACTGTCGGCGCCGGCGTTGTAACTTCGATCGACGCATAA
- the rpsJ gene encoding 30S ribosomal protein S10, translated as MAKQQKIRIRLKAYDHKALDQSAARIVETAKRTGAMVSGPIPLPTEKNIFTILRSPHVNKDSREQFEMRTHKRLIDILEPTSKTVDALMRLDLPAGVDIEIKL; from the coding sequence ATGGCTAAACAACAAAAAATTCGTATACGCCTCAAAGCGTATGATCATAAAGCGTTAGACCAAAGCGCTGCTCGCATCGTAGAAACTGCAAAACGTACCGGTGCAATGGTTTCCGGGCCGATTCCGCTTCCTACGGAGAAAAATATCTTTACGATTCTGCGTTCACCCCATGTTAATAAAGATTCGCGTGAGCAATTCGAAATGAGAACTCACAAACGTCTGATTGACATTCTGGAGCCGACTTCTAAGACCGTCGATGCACTGATGCGTCTCGATCTGCCGGCCGGTGTGGACATCGAAATCAAGCTGTAG
- the rplC gene encoding 50S ribosomal protein L3: MAKGILGRKLGMTQIFTAEGALIPVTVVEAGNSIVLQNRTVENDGYNAVQLGFGTVKDKKVTRPMKGHFDKAGVKPVKFIREIRLAAPSEYEVGQSIGVDVFTEGEMIDVSGVAKGKGFAGCIKRHNFARGPMAHGSKSHREPGSMGPRMSGGGGKVFKGKKLPGRMGGQKVTVQRLTVVRVDAERNLLLIKGAVPGPKGGFVIVKNTVKPQK; encoded by the coding sequence ATGGCTAAAGGAATTCTGGGTAGAAAACTTGGTATGACTCAAATCTTCACTGCAGAGGGCGCATTGATCCCTGTCACCGTAGTGGAGGCGGGCAATAGCATAGTACTGCAGAATAGAACTGTTGAAAACGACGGCTACAATGCAGTGCAGCTGGGCTTTGGCACTGTTAAAGATAAAAAGGTTACCAGACCGATGAAGGGACATTTCGATAAAGCTGGCGTGAAACCGGTAAAGTTTATCCGTGAAATCCGCCTGGCCGCTCCTTCGGAGTATGAAGTGGGCCAAAGCATCGGAGTGGACGTTTTTACTGAAGGCGAAATGATCGACGTATCGGGTGTGGCCAAAGGCAAAGGCTTTGCTGGCTGCATCAAGCGGCACAACTTCGCACGCGGACCGATGGCCCATGGCTCGAAGTCTCATCGTGAGCCTGGTTCAATGGGTCCCCGGATGAGCGGTGGCGGCGGTAAAGTATTCAAAGGCAAAAAACTGCCGGGTCGTATGGGCGGACAAAAAGTAACCGTACAACGTCTGACAGTCGTCCGTGTGGATGCTGAGCGTAACCTGCTCCTGATTAAAGGTGCGGTTCCTGGTCCTAAGGGCGGTTTTGTTATTGTAAAAAATACCGTTAAGCCTCAGAAGTAA
- the rplD gene encoding 50S ribosomal protein L4 yields the protein MPKVAVYDITGAKTGDMELNDNVFGVEVNEAVLHQALIMQQANQRQGNASTKTRGLVRGGGKKPWKQKGTGRARAGSIRSPLWVGGGTTFGPQPRSYAFTMPRKQRRLALKSALAAKVLGGELLILEDINFDAPKTKNVVKMMQDFNFADQKALIITAESIENVEKSSRNIPGIKTINTMGLNVYDLLHHNKVFVTKAAVSRIEEVLA from the coding sequence ATGCCGAAAGTAGCAGTATATGATATTACCGGTGCAAAAACCGGTGATATGGAATTAAATGATAACGTCTTTGGCGTAGAAGTTAACGAAGCTGTGTTGCATCAAGCTTTGATCATGCAACAGGCTAACCAACGTCAGGGCAATGCCTCAACCAAAACAAGAGGTTTGGTTCGCGGCGGCGGTAAGAAACCTTGGAAACAAAAAGGCACTGGCCGTGCTCGCGCGGGCAGCATCCGTTCTCCGTTGTGGGTAGGCGGCGGTACTACGTTCGGACCTCAACCCCGTTCGTATGCTTTCACAATGCCTCGCAAACAACGTCGTCTGGCTTTGAAATCCGCTTTGGCGGCTAAAGTTCTGGGTGGCGAACTGTTGATCCTGGAGGACATCAATTTTGATGCTCCTAAAACCAAAAATGTGGTCAAAATGATGCAGGATTTCAATTTTGCGGATCAAAAAGCACTCATCATCACTGCTGAGTCGATTGAAAACGTAGAAAAGTCTTCCCGCAACATTCCAGGCATCAAAACGATTAATACGATGGGTCTGAATGTCTATGACTTGCTGCATCACAACAAAGTGTTTGTGACCAAGGCAGCTGTCAGCCGCATCGAGGAGGTGCTCGCATAA
- the rplW gene encoding 50S ribosomal protein L23: MENLRDVLIRPVITEKSSALMQENKYTFIVPLKSNKVEVRQAVERIFKVKVLDVHTLRVLGKTKRMGRHQGKRSDYKKAIVKLAPGQNIEFFEGV, encoded by the coding sequence ATGGAAAATTTGCGCGATGTACTCATCCGTCCGGTAATCACTGAAAAGTCTTCGGCTTTGATGCAAGAGAACAAATACACTTTCATCGTACCGCTGAAGTCCAATAAGGTAGAAGTTCGGCAAGCGGTTGAGCGTATTTTCAAAGTAAAAGTCTTAGATGTGCACACGCTGCGCGTTCTGGGTAAAACCAAACGCATGGGTCGCCATCAAGGCAAACGTTCCGATTACAAGAAAGCCATCGTTAAGTTGGCTCCTGGTCAGAACATTGAATTCTTCGAAGGGGTCTAA
- the rplB gene encoding 50S ribosomal protein L2, with protein MAVKSFKPYSAGRRFMTVASFDEITTNKPERSLVERVLQHGGRNNQGRMTVRHQGGGHKRLYRIIDFKRNKDGVPAKVATIEYDPNRSARIALLHYADGEKRYILAPNGLKVGDAIMNGAEADIKVGNALPIVNIPVGTQIHNIELKIGKGGQIVRSAGTSAQLMAKDGDYALLRMPSSELRKVHINCRATIGQVGNLEHENISIGKAGRSRWKGIRPANRGVTMNPCDHPHGGGEGHSPVGRKHPVTPWGKNAMGVRTRRNKTSDKMIVKRRVK; from the coding sequence ATGGCCGTAAAATCATTTAAACCTTATTCCGCCGGCCGCCGTTTCATGACCGTGGCTAGTTTCGATGAAATTACCACAAACAAACCGGAACGATCCTTAGTTGAGCGCGTGCTGCAACATGGCGGACGTAACAACCAAGGTCGCATGACCGTAAGACACCAAGGCGGCGGTCACAAACGCCTGTATCGCATCATCGATTTCAAGCGTAACAAGGATGGCGTACCTGCAAAGGTTGCTACCATTGAATATGACCCTAACCGTTCTGCACGTATCGCTCTGCTGCATTATGCAGATGGCGAAAAGCGCTACATTTTGGCTCCTAACGGACTGAAAGTCGGCGACGCGATTATGAATGGCGCAGAAGCTGACATTAAAGTCGGTAATGCACTGCCGATCGTCAATATTCCGGTCGGTACCCAAATCCATAATATCGAACTCAAAATCGGCAAAGGCGGTCAAATTGTTCGTTCCGCCGGTACCAGCGCTCAGCTGATGGCAAAAGACGGAGATTATGCTCTGCTGCGTATGCCTTCCAGCGAACTGCGTAAAGTACACATCAATTGCCGGGCTACAATCGGTCAAGTAGGCAACCTGGAACATGAGAACATCAGCATCGGTAAAGCCGGCCGTTCTCGTTGGAAAGGCATTCGTCCTGCTAACCGTGGTGTAACGATGAATCCTTGCGATCATCCGCATGGTGGTGGTGAAGGCCATTCGCCGGTCGGCCGCAAGCATCCGGTTACTCCTTGGGGCAAAAATGCGATGGGCGTAAGAACCCGCCGCAACAAAACTTCGGACAAGATGATCGTCAAGAGACGGGTCAAGTAA
- the rpsS gene encoding 30S ribosomal protein S19, with protein MSRSIKKGPYVHESLMKKIDAMNEKGEKKVVKCWSRSSTILPNFVGHTIAVHDGRKHVPVYVTEDMVGHKLGEFAPTRTYKGHAGNEKSTSLR; from the coding sequence ATGTCCAGATCGATTAAAAAGGGCCCATATGTACATGAGAGCCTGATGAAGAAGATTGATGCAATGAACGAAAAGGGCGAAAAGAAAGTGGTGAAGTGCTGGTCGCGCAGCTCCACGATTCTGCCGAATTTCGTTGGACATACCATCGCCGTTCATGACGGCCGCAAGCATGTGCCTGTATATGTGACCGAAGATATGGTCGGCCACAAACTGGGTGAGTTCGCACCTACCCGTACGTACAAAGGTCATGCTGGTAACGAAAAATCCACGTCCCTGCGCTAA
- the rplV gene encoding 50S ribosomal protein L22: MEAKAIAKHIRISPRKVRIVIDLIRGKNVGEAYAILKHTPKVGSEVVIKVLKSAIANAEHNCELNVDKLFVSAAFVDQGPTMKRIHPRSRGQAFKILKRTSHVTLVVKER; encoded by the coding sequence ATGGAAGCTAAGGCAATTGCCAAGCATATTCGCATTTCGCCGCGGAAAGTTCGCATCGTTATCGACCTGATCCGTGGCAAGAATGTTGGAGAAGCATACGCTATCTTGAAACACACACCGAAAGTTGGCTCGGAAGTAGTCATTAAGGTGTTGAAATCTGCTATCGCTAATGCGGAGCATAACTGCGAACTGAATGTTGATAAGCTGTTCGTGTCGGCTGCTTTTGTCGATCAAGGACCTACCATGAAGCGGATTCATCCGCGCTCTCGTGGACAAGCGTTCAAGATTCTGAAGCGCACTAGCCACGTAACACTCGTAGTTAAAGAAAGATAA
- the rpsC gene encoding 30S ribosomal protein S3, with amino-acid sequence MGQKVNPHGLRLGIIKTWDAKWYADKDYAKNLHEDLKIRDLIKEKAYAAGVSRIEIERAANRLRLTIHTAKPGMVIGRGGAGIEDLKSKLRKLTDKQLDINIAEVKQPDMDAVLVAENIAAQLEKRIAFRRAMKQSVGRTMRMGAKGIKVMVGGRLGGAEIARTEAYREGSIPLHTLRADIHYGTAEAATTYGRIGVKVWIYKGEVLPEAKKEKAAAAVEGGEK; translated from the coding sequence ATGGGTCAAAAAGTAAATCCCCATGGCCTACGCCTCGGGATCATCAAGACTTGGGATGCCAAATGGTATGCAGACAAGGATTATGCCAAAAATCTTCATGAAGATTTGAAGATTCGCGACCTGATCAAAGAAAAGGCATACGCTGCTGGCGTATCCCGTATCGAAATTGAACGTGCAGCCAACCGCCTTCGCCTCACCATTCATACCGCTAAGCCGGGTATGGTTATCGGTCGCGGCGGCGCAGGCATTGAAGACCTGAAATCCAAGTTGCGCAAACTGACGGACAAGCAATTGGATATCAATATCGCAGAAGTGAAACAACCGGATATGGATGCCGTACTGGTAGCCGAAAACATTGCAGCACAGCTCGAAAAGCGTATCGCTTTCCGTCGTGCGATGAAGCAATCGGTTGGTCGCACGATGCGTATGGGCGCTAAAGGTATTAAAGTTATGGTCGGTGGCCGTTTGGGTGGCGCTGAAATCGCTAGAACCGAAGCCTACCGTGAGGGCAGCATCCCGCTGCACACTCTGCGCGCTGACATCCATTACGGCACTGCAGAAGCCGCTACCACCTATGGTCGGATCGGCGTAAAAGTCTGGATCTACAAAGGTGAAGTGCTTCCTGAGGCCAAGAAGGAGAAAGCCGCTGCCGCTGTCGAAGGGGGCGAAAAATAA
- the rplP gene encoding 50S ribosomal protein L16, producing MLLPKRVKHRKQFRGRMKGNANKGNTISHGEFGLVAMEPSWITNRQIEAARIAMTRYIKRGGKVWIKIFPDKPITAKPAETRMGSGKGSPEYWVAVVKPGRVMFEMDGVSEEVAKEAMRLAAHKLPIRTKFVKREMAEAQQEVGGEAHEG from the coding sequence ATGTTGTTGCCGAAAAGAGTGAAACACCGCAAACAGTTTCGCGGTCGTATGAAGGGTAATGCCAATAAAGGCAATACTATAAGTCATGGCGAATTCGGCTTGGTGGCGATGGAACCGTCCTGGATCACGAACCGCCAAATCGAAGCCGCTCGTATTGCAATGACTCGTTATATCAAACGTGGCGGTAAAGTCTGGATCAAAATTTTCCCGGACAAGCCGATCACTGCGAAACCGGCCGAGACCCGCATGGGTAGCGGTAAAGGATCGCCTGAATATTGGGTTGCTGTGGTAAAGCCTGGTCGTGTAATGTTTGAAATGGACGGCGTATCCGAAGAAGTGGCTAAAGAAGCAATGCGTCTGGCAGCTCACAAACTTCCGATTCGCACTAAGTTCGTGAAACGCGAAATGGCAGAGGCTCAGCAAGAAGTGGGTGGTGAAGCACATGAAGGTTAA
- the rpmC gene encoding 50S ribosomal protein L29, which translates to MKVKDIRDMSATELNQKLAGLKEELFNLRFQLATGQLENPMRIKEVKKTIARIKTIQREQEIKAEA; encoded by the coding sequence ATGAAGGTTAAGGACATTCGCGATATGAGCGCGACTGAATTGAATCAGAAGCTGGCTGGCTTGAAGGAAGAGCTGTTCAACCTGCGGTTCCAACTGGCTACCGGGCAACTGGAAAACCCCATGCGCATCAAAGAGGTCAAAAAGACCATTGCCCGCATTAAAACCATTCAGCGTGAACAGGAAATCAAGGCTGAGGCCTAA
- the rpsQ gene encoding 30S ribosomal protein S17, whose translation MDRNERKTRIGKVVSDKMDKTVVVAVERLVQHPLYKKAMKQTIKFKAHDENNECHTGDTVEIMETRPLSKEKRWRVVTVIQKAQ comes from the coding sequence ATGGATAGAAATGAGCGCAAGACCCGCATTGGCAAGGTCGTTAGCGATAAAATGGACAAGACTGTAGTGGTTGCTGTAGAACGTTTGGTTCAACATCCGCTCTACAAGAAAGCCATGAAGCAAACGATCAAGTTCAAGGCTCATGATGAAAACAACGAATGCCATACTGGCGACACCGTTGAAATCATGGAGACTCGCCCGCTTTCGAAAGAAAAACGCTGGAGAGTCGTTACGGTAATTCAAAAGGCTCAATAA
- the rplN gene encoding 50S ribosomal protein L14, with amino-acid sequence MIQQQSMLVVGDNSGAKQIMCIRVLGGSYRRYANIGDIIVAAVKVASPGGAVKKGDVVKAVVVRTKKGARRPDGSYIRFDENAAVIIKEDKSPRGTRIFGPVARELRDKDFMKIISLAPEVI; translated from the coding sequence ATGATTCAGCAACAGTCTATGCTCGTTGTTGGTGATAACAGTGGTGCCAAGCAAATCATGTGCATCCGTGTTCTCGGCGGTTCTTACCGTAGATATGCCAATATCGGCGATATTATTGTAGCAGCTGTAAAAGTTGCTTCTCCTGGCGGTGCTGTAAAAAAAGGCGATGTAGTTAAAGCCGTAGTGGTACGCACTAAAAAAGGCGCGCGCCGTCCAGACGGTTCTTACATTCGTTTTGATGAAAACGCTGCCGTCATTATCAAAGAAGACAAAAGCCCGAGAGGTACTCGTATTTTCGGACCGGTGGCGAGAGAACTGCGCGATAAAGATTTCATGAAAATCATCTCGCTGGCACCGGAAGTAATCTAA
- the rplX gene encoding 50S ribosomal protein L24, whose amino-acid sequence MSETNKLHVKKGDTVLVLSGKDKGKKGKVIEALPKKGKLVVEGVNKVKRHTKPSQSMPQGGIIVKEAAMHSAKVQLVCPSCDKATRIKKTALASGAMARTCKKCGEIIDK is encoded by the coding sequence TTGTCAGAAACAAATAAGCTGCACGTTAAAAAAGGTGACACAGTTCTTGTTTTGTCAGGTAAAGATAAAGGCAAAAAAGGCAAAGTCATCGAGGCACTGCCGAAAAAAGGCAAATTGGTAGTAGAGGGCGTCAACAAAGTGAAGCGTCACACGAAACCAAGCCAAAGCATGCCTCAAGGCGGCATCATTGTCAAGGAAGCTGCTATGCACTCCGCAAAGGTTCAGCTAGTATGCCCTTCCTGCGACAAAGCAACCCGCATTAAGAAAACCGCACTGGCCAGCGGCGCCATGGCTCGGACCTGCAAGAAGTGCGGCGAAATCATTGACAAGTAA
- the rplE gene encoding 50S ribosomal protein L5: MVRLKEMYNTEVAKAMMEKFGYKNVMEIPRVDKVVLNMGVGEAVGNPKAMDAALADMTLIAGQKPIVTRAKKSLAAFKIREGMPIGAKVTLRGERMYHFVDKLINIALPRVRDFRGVNPNSFDGRGNYSMGVKEQLMFPEIDYDKVDKMRGMDIIIVTTAKTDEEARELLRLMGMPFSA, translated from the coding sequence TTGGTTAGACTGAAAGAAATGTACAATACAGAAGTGGCCAAAGCCATGATGGAAAAGTTTGGCTACAAGAACGTAATGGAAATCCCGAGAGTCGATAAAGTCGTTTTAAACATGGGCGTAGGCGAAGCCGTAGGCAACCCTAAGGCCATGGACGCTGCTCTCGCTGATATGACTCTGATCGCCGGCCAAAAGCCGATCGTGACCAGAGCAAAAAAATCCTTGGCAGCATTTAAGATTCGTGAAGGCATGCCGATTGGTGCAAAAGTGACCCTGCGCGGGGAACGCATGTACCATTTCGTAGACAAGCTGATCAACATCGCTCTGCCTCGGGTGCGCGACTTCCGTGGTGTAAACCCTAACTCCTTTGACGGCCGTGGCAACTATTCCATGGGCGTAAAAGAGCAGTTAATGTTCCCGGAAATCGATTATGACAAAGTCGACAAAATGCGTGGTATGGATATTATTATCGTTACCACTGCTAAAACCGACGAAGAAGCTCGCGAGCTGTTAAGACTCATGGGCATGCCGTTTAGCGCATAG